One window of Mangrovibacterium diazotrophicum genomic DNA carries:
- a CDS encoding ORF6N domain-containing protein, translating to MNQPVVAVEEKIVSKIYLIRNKKVMIDRDLAELYGVETRVLNQAVKRNISRFPDDFMFQLTKAEFENWKSQIVISNSEKMGLRKAPLAFTEQGIAMLSSVLNSDQAIPVNIQIMRIFTKVREMLADTMSLRLEIEEIKKKLSNQDKNIELVFSYLDELISQKENQTERRLIGYQQSGTKK from the coding sequence ATGAACCAGCCCGTAGTCGCAGTCGAAGAAAAGATTGTCAGCAAAATCTATCTCATACGAAATAAAAAAGTGATGATTGACCGCGATTTGGCGGAATTGTACGGCGTAGAAACCAGAGTCCTGAATCAAGCAGTAAAAAGAAATATATCCCGCTTTCCCGATGATTTCATGTTCCAACTAACCAAAGCCGAATTTGAAAATTGGAAGTCACAAATTGTGATATCCAATTCCGAAAAGATGGGTTTGCGCAAAGCGCCATTGGCTTTTACGGAGCAAGGTATAGCAATGCTTTCAAGTGTTTTGAACAGCGACCAAGCCATACCGGTCAACATACAAATTATGCGGATTTTCACCAAAGTGCGGGAAATGCTGGCTGACACAATGAGCCTGCGACTGGAAATCGAAGAGATTAAAAAGAAGCTTAGCAATCAGGATAAAAACATTGAATTGGTGTTTAGCTACTTGGATGAATTAATCAGTCAAAAGGAAAACCAAACAGAGAGAAGACTAATCGGTTACCAGCAATCCGGGACTAAAAAATGA
- the hcp gene encoding hydroxylamine reductase has translation MENMFCYQCQEAAKGIGCTIKGACGKTSDVANLQDTLLFVLKGISILNTQLKEVGQGDKAANKVVFDGLFATITNANFDHTAFVIRIKKALKFRDELKGKVAAAGLLIGDHDSLHWTAASGEEFEAKSKEVGILSEVNEDVRSLKELIIYGLKGLAAYAEHAYNLKHEKQEIFDFMMEALAKTTQDLPVNELIGLTLETGKFGVDVMALLDAANTSAYGNPEVSKVNIGVRNNPAILISGHDLRDMEDLLKQAEGTGVDVYTHSEMLPANYYPEFKKYSCLAGNYGNAWWKQKEEFESFNGPILFTTNCIVPPMEKATYKDRIYTTGASGLTGAIHIPDRKEGEMKDFSAIIEHAKKCAAPTQIEEGEIVGGFAHNQVFELAEPIVEAVKTGAIRKFFVMAGCDGRMMSRDYYEEFAAKLPKDTVILTAGCAKYRYNKLPLGDIGGIPRVIDAGQCNDSYSLAVVALKLKEIFGLDDVNELPIAYNIAWYEQKAVIVLLALLHLGVKNIHLGPTLPAFLSPNVAKVLVENFGIAGITNPDKDIKLFLEEAVA, from the coding sequence ATGGAAAATATGTTTTGTTATCAGTGTCAGGAAGCAGCCAAAGGCATCGGCTGCACCATCAAAGGGGCTTGCGGAAAAACAAGCGACGTTGCCAACCTGCAGGATACCCTCTTGTTCGTATTGAAAGGAATTTCAATTTTAAATACCCAACTGAAAGAAGTTGGCCAGGGCGATAAAGCCGCTAACAAAGTGGTGTTCGATGGCTTGTTTGCCACCATCACCAATGCGAATTTCGACCACACGGCTTTTGTAATTCGCATTAAAAAAGCGTTGAAATTCCGCGACGAACTGAAAGGCAAAGTAGCCGCTGCCGGTCTGCTGATTGGCGACCACGACTCGTTACACTGGACCGCTGCCTCCGGTGAAGAATTTGAAGCCAAATCGAAAGAAGTAGGCATTTTGAGTGAAGTCAACGAAGATGTTCGCTCACTGAAAGAGCTGATTATTTACGGCTTGAAAGGCTTGGCTGCTTATGCGGAACATGCATATAACCTGAAGCATGAAAAACAAGAGATTTTCGATTTCATGATGGAGGCGCTGGCCAAAACAACACAGGACCTTCCGGTTAATGAGCTGATTGGTCTCACTTTGGAAACGGGCAAATTCGGGGTCGATGTGATGGCGTTGCTGGATGCGGCCAACACTTCAGCCTACGGAAATCCGGAAGTAAGCAAAGTGAACATCGGCGTGCGCAACAACCCGGCCATCCTGATCTCGGGACACGACCTGCGCGACATGGAAGACCTGCTGAAACAGGCCGAAGGAACCGGCGTGGATGTGTACACCCACAGCGAAATGCTGCCGGCCAACTACTACCCGGAGTTCAAGAAATACAGCTGCCTGGCCGGTAACTATGGAAATGCCTGGTGGAAACAAAAAGAAGAATTCGAATCCTTCAACGGACCAATTCTCTTCACCACCAACTGCATTGTTCCGCCAATGGAAAAGGCAACTTACAAAGACCGCATCTACACCACCGGAGCAAGTGGTTTGACCGGTGCCATTCACATTCCGGATCGCAAAGAGGGTGAGATGAAAGACTTCTCAGCAATTATTGAACATGCGAAGAAATGCGCTGCACCAACGCAAATTGAAGAAGGTGAAATCGTTGGTGGATTTGCACACAACCAGGTTTTCGAACTGGCTGAACCGATCGTGGAAGCGGTGAAAACCGGTGCAATCCGCAAGTTCTTTGTGATGGCTGGTTGCGATGGCCGCATGATGAGCCGCGACTACTACGAAGAATTCGCTGCCAAACTGCCGAAAGACACCGTGATCCTGACTGCAGGATGTGCCAAGTACCGTTACAACAAACTGCCTTTGGGCGATATCGGCGGCATTCCACGCGTGATCGACGCCGGACAGTGTAATGACTCGTACTCACTGGCTGTGGTAGCGCTGAAACTGAAAGAAATTTTTGGATTGGATGATGTGAACGAGCTGCCGATTGCTTACAACATAGCCTGGTACGAACAAAAAGCGGTGATTGTGTTGCTGGCACTGCTTCACCTGGGCGTGAAAAACATTCACCTGGGGCCAACGCTGCCGGCATTCCTGTCACCAAATGTAGCCAAGGTACTGGTTGAAAACTTCGGCATTGCCGGCATTACCAACCCGGACAAAGATATCAAGTTGTTTTTAGAAGAAGCTGTAGCCTAG
- a CDS encoding Crp/Fnr family transcriptional regulator, whose protein sequence is MLNFELLVKSPVFMGLDAAKLEDILDGIHYQIRKFDKNEQVVHSGDPCVDLMLVLSGSVKGEMADYNGKTIKIEDIPAPRPLAAAFLFGQNNRFPVNVIANEEVSLLCISRPEFLKILQKDQRILTNYLNSISSRAQFLSSRIKFLSFKTIRQKIAHYLLDLAGDRLAVVELPLSQAQLAEFFGVTRPALARAMGEMAAEGLMEVQRRTIRILDKGKMNDLLNG, encoded by the coding sequence ATGCTAAATTTTGAATTATTGGTGAAATCGCCGGTTTTTATGGGGCTCGATGCCGCGAAACTGGAAGACATCCTGGACGGGATTCATTATCAAATCCGGAAATTCGACAAAAATGAGCAGGTCGTTCACTCGGGCGATCCCTGCGTGGATTTGATGCTGGTATTGTCGGGTAGTGTAAAAGGCGAAATGGCCGACTACAACGGGAAGACCATTAAAATTGAAGATATTCCGGCACCTCGCCCTCTGGCTGCTGCCTTTCTGTTTGGGCAGAACAATCGTTTCCCGGTGAATGTGATTGCCAATGAAGAGGTGAGCCTGCTGTGTATTTCGCGTCCCGAGTTCCTGAAGATTTTGCAAAAGGACCAGCGGATTCTGACGAACTATCTGAACTCGATCTCCTCGCGCGCTCAGTTCCTGTCCTCCCGTATCAAGTTTTTGTCGTTTAAAACGATCCGGCAAAAGATTGCGCACTATCTGCTCGATTTAGCTGGCGACCGTTTGGCGGTAGTTGAATTGCCATTATCGCAAGCCCAACTAGCCGAATTTTTCGGTGTGACACGTCCGGCTTTGGCCCGTGCTATGGGCGAAATGGCCGCCGAAGGACTGATGGAAGTTCAGCGTCGCACCATCCGCATTTTGGATAAGGGGAAGATGAACGATTTGCTGAATGGTTGA
- a CDS encoding ATP-binding protein, whose protein sequence is MIREIIKIDEELCNGCGVCVPNCHEGALQIIDGKARLISELMCDGLGACLGHCPQGALEIEKREADEYDETIVIQQMISKGANTVIAHLKHLKDHNEIAFLKEAVGYLKANEDIIELDVPAIISAVHNSKPEAPAASGGCGGGCPGSAPVSFEKPAFMMAPQTTSKSCGQSELQQWPVQMHLINPAASYFQGSDLLIAADCTAFAHGDFHGSFIKGKKLVIACPKLDEGKSIYLEKIIRLIDESRVNTITVAIMEVPCCGGLSHLVQMATERAQRKVPVKEVVIGIRGDIISEEWV, encoded by the coding sequence ATGATACGCGAGATTATTAAAATAGACGAAGAACTGTGCAACGGATGTGGTGTATGTGTGCCAAACTGCCACGAAGGAGCACTTCAAATTATAGATGGCAAAGCAAGGCTCATTAGCGAACTGATGTGTGACGGGTTGGGAGCCTGCCTTGGCCACTGTCCTCAGGGTGCGTTGGAAATTGAAAAACGCGAGGCGGATGAATACGACGAAACAATCGTGATTCAGCAAATGATTTCGAAAGGAGCCAACACGGTAATTGCTCACCTGAAACACCTGAAAGATCACAACGAAATAGCCTTCCTAAAAGAAGCGGTTGGTTACCTGAAAGCAAACGAGGACATCATTGAGCTGGACGTTCCTGCAATTATCAGCGCGGTACACAACAGCAAGCCCGAAGCTCCGGCAGCCAGTGGTGGTTGCGGCGGCGGGTGCCCGGGATCGGCTCCTGTGAGCTTCGAAAAACCAGCTTTCATGATGGCTCCGCAAACGACATCAAAATCATGCGGACAAAGCGAATTGCAACAATGGCCGGTGCAGATGCACCTGATTAACCCGGCTGCCAGTTATTTCCAGGGAAGCGACCTTTTGATTGCCGCCGACTGCACGGCTTTTGCACACGGCGACTTCCACGGATCATTCATCAAAGGCAAAAAGCTGGTGATTGCTTGTCCGAAGCTTGACGAGGGAAAATCAATTTACCTGGAAAAAATCATCCGACTGATCGACGAGTCACGCGTAAATACCATCACTGTGGCCATTATGGAAGTACCGTGCTGCGGCGGCTTGAGCCACCTGGTTCAAATGGCAACCGAACGCGCCCAGCGCAAAGTTCCGGTGAAAGAAGTCGTGATCGGCATTCGCGGAGACATCATCTCGGAAGAGTGGGTGTAA